The genomic window ATGATCAAATAGGTTTGTTAGCCAATCAATTATATAGCCAGGTAAAATTGCATGCCGATTATGGCGGCGTGGTGCCTGAATTAGCTTCTCGCGATCATATTCGTAAAACAATTCCTTTAATTAAAGTGGCACTACAACAAGCGGGTTTAACCGGCAGTGATATTGATGCCGTTGCTTATACCGCAGGTCCAGGTTTGATCGGCGCTTTATTGGTGGGAGCAACAATTGGGCGTTCATTAGCGTTTGCCTGGCGAGTGCCGGCTATCGCGATTCATCACATGGAGGGGCATTTACTGGCGCCCATGCTGGAAGAAAACCGCCCTGAATTCCCTTTTGTGGCATTATTGGTTTCCGGTGGGCATACCCAGTTAATTAATGTCATAGCAATTGGTCAATATCAGCTATTAGGCGAGTCAATTGATGATGCTGCGGGTGAAGCTTTTGATAAAACAGCAAAATTATTAGGTTTGGATTATCCAGGCGGGCCGGCATTGTCATTGATGGCCCAACGAGGACAGGTTGGTCGTTTTGTATTTCCTCGTCCGATGACAGATCGCCCTGGACTAGATTTTAGTTTTTCAGGTTTAAAAACGTTTGCTGCCAATACCATTCGTAATAATAATATGGATCAACAAACCGCTGCGGATATTGCTCGGGCATTTGAGGATGCTGTGGTGGATACATTAGTCATCAAATGTAAACGTGCTTTAGAGCAAACGGGGGCTAAGCGGTTGGTTATGGCCGGTGGTGTAAGTGCAAATCGCACCTTACGGGCGAAAATGGCAGAATCGATAACAAAAATTGGCGGACAGGTTTTTTATGCTCGACCAGAATTTTGTACCGATAATGGTGCAATGATAGCACTAGCTGGCATGATCCGTTTAAAAAGTGGCGTCAGTGACAGTCTGGATATCACTGTTAAAGCGCGTTGGCCATTGGCAGATTTGTCACCGTTAACATTTACATCGCTACATAAATCAACTTAAAGCATAAAAATTAATAGAATGCTCAATCATTTTTTTCTTGCTTTTTAGAGGCTTGAATAATTTCTTTATCAGTTTTTTCGCTTTTTTTCTTTATTTTTTGCCATATACGGCTCTCTTGCCCCCGCCATAGACGCTGAATGTTATCATGATGACGAAAGAGGATTAAACATGAAAGCATTGCCACCGGGAAGGTGAATTCCGGCTTGAACCACCAAACATAGAAGGGCGCTAATAGAGCAGTGACAATAGCGCCTAATGATGAATATCCGCTGAGTAGAACAGTAAGCAGCCAGGTACCCGCGATAACACCAGATAAACCCCAGCCAATGGCGACAATAGAACCAAAAGCAGTAGCAACCCCTTTTCCGCCTTTAAAATGAAAGAAAATAGGGTAAATATGGCCTAAACAAGCGGCAATGGCGATAATTCCAAGATAAAAGGGAGGGACATTTAAATAATAGGCTAACCATACTGGGATCATTCCTTTTAGAATGTCGCAAATGAGCACAGCTACAGCAGCTGCTTTACCACCGATTCGTAATACGTTTGTTGCTCCAGGATTCTCGGAACCATGGTGTCGAGGATCAGGAAGACCTATCAATCGGCAGATCAAGACCGCGCTCGAGATTGAACCACAGAGGTAGGCGAAGATAATCATGCCAAGTGCGATTGCACTCATATCACTACTCCAAATAATCAAGACCTTTTTTAACTTAAGGTATTAATAATACTTGTATTTTATCGAAATATTATTTGCATACCGAATTTTCAAGTTCATGGTAATATCAGAACATTAATAAAATATACAGTATAGTTGTTAGTAAAACTAACAAATATCTATCCTAGGTTTATTTTTTAAGTTGTGGTGAATTATTTATTCAACCTTTTGGTTTTTTGGCAATATTTAGCAGCATAATAATTTTTATTCTCCTATTATTAACGCAAATTTTACTAAAATGTGTGATCATAGAGTCATTTTCCCAATGATAAAAGATAAGTCTGTGGATAGTATCCATTGGGATAGATTAAAACATGAGAGAAGGGTAAATGGATATTATATTTATTGAGCAGTTATCAGTATTCACAACCATTGGTGCTTATGATTGGGAACAAACTATTCAACAAAAACTGTTACTCGATATCGAAATGGGATGGGATAATCAGCGGGCAGCTAAAAGTGATCAAGTCGAATATTGTTTAGATTATGCTCAGGTTAGCCAAGTGGTAATTAACCATATAGAGACACAAAAATTTGCCTTGATAGAACGGGTTGCGCAGGAGGTTGCTGATATTATTTTAAATCAATTCAATAGCTGTTGGGTACGCGTTAAAGTCTATAAACCTGGTGCGGTGGCGCGGGCTAAACAGGTTGGTGTGATTATAGAGCGAACAAAATCGGCTTAGGCTAACTTAAATAGGTAAAATGGTTTGTTGCAGCCGCCAATCAGTTAATGCCTGAATACGCTGCTGGGTGAGCGCATCCCTGATCGCGATACCTTTAATACCCTGTTCAATCAGATTTTTACTGGATACTTGTTGTACTGTTTTAAATGCTTCAATAACAAATTTAGCTTGTGGATAAGTAATATGCTCTTGTCCCATCCAGCCGCGGGCATCGGCTTCACAAGCAATAATCAGTTGATTGACGCGATCTGGTTTCCGCCAACTATCTAATTGATTGAAGAGGTTAATCATACTTTCAGGTGGTAACTGGTTAATTTGGTGGATTTGCTGATGAAAACGGGCAACTAATTTAGCTAACTCTTTCATTCTATTAGGAATACGTAACCGGTTACACATAGCCTCAATCAAGGGAATAGCCTTGATGGCATGATCCCCATGATCAGGCCATTGTTCGGGCGGGGTCAATGCCTTACCAAAGTCATGGCAGAGTACAGCGAAGCGAATTTCGATATTGTCAGTTAATGATGCTGCCATTTTTAAGGTTAACAGGGTATGTATTCCGGTATCCATTTCAGCATGTGATTCTGCTGCGCTGGATATGCCAAATAATTGATTAATTTCAGGAAAAAGAGTAGCTAGTGCACCACAATCACGTAAGACATGAAAATAAGTTTCTGGCGCAGATGATTGTAATGCTTTCTCTGTTTCGCTCCACACTCTTTCTGCACTAATTGTACTAATTTCATGATTAGAAACCATTTTTTTCATCAAAGACTGTGTTTCATTGGC from Arsenophonus sp. aPb includes these protein-coding regions:
- the tsaD gene encoding tRNA (adenosine(37)-N6)-threonylcarbamoyltransferase complex transferase subunit TsaD; translation: MRVLGIETSCDETGIAIYDDQIGLLANQLYSQVKLHADYGGVVPELASRDHIRKTIPLIKVALQQAGLTGSDIDAVAYTAGPGLIGALLVGATIGRSLAFAWRVPAIAIHHMEGHLLAPMLEENRPEFPFVALLVSGGHTQLINVIAIGQYQLLGESIDDAAGEAFDKTAKLLGLDYPGGPALSLMAQRGQVGRFVFPRPMTDRPGLDFSFSGLKTFAANTIRNNNMDQQTAADIARAFEDAVVDTLVIKCKRALEQTGAKRLVMAGGVSANRTLRAKMAESITKIGGQVFYARPEFCTDNGAMIALAGMIRLKSGVSDSLDITVKARWPLADLSPLTFTSLHKST
- the plsY gene encoding glycerol-3-phosphate 1-O-acyltransferase PlsY — translated: MSAIALGMIIFAYLCGSISSAVLICRLIGLPDPRHHGSENPGATNVLRIGGKAAAVAVLICDILKGMIPVWLAYYLNVPPFYLGIIAIAACLGHIYPIFFHFKGGKGVATAFGSIVAIGWGLSGVIAGTWLLTVLLSGYSSLGAIVTALLAPFYVWWFKPEFTFPVAMLSCLILFRHHDNIQRLWRGQESRIWQKIKKKSEKTDKEIIQASKKQEKND
- the folB gene encoding bifunctional dihydroneopterin aldolase/7,8-dihydroneopterin epimerase, with protein sequence MDIIFIEQLSVFTTIGAYDWEQTIQQKLLLDIEMGWDNQRAAKSDQVEYCLDYAQVSQVVINHIETQKFALIERVAQEVADIILNQFNSCWVRVKVYKPGAVARAKQVGVIIERTKSA
- a CDS encoding multifunctional CCA addition/repair protein — translated: MQIYLVGGAVRDQLLGLPVSDRDWVVVGATPDDLIKLGFQQVGKDFPVFLHPKTREEYALARTERKTGVGYTGFSCYAAPDVTIEEDLLRRDLTINAIAQTEDGQLIDPFQGEQDIKNRLLRHVSAAFAEDPLRILRVARFAARLAKQKFTIANETQSLMKKMVSNHEISTISAERVWSETEKALQSSAPETYFHVLRDCGALATLFPEINQLFGISSAAESHAEMDTGIHTLLTLKMAASLTDNIEIRFAVLCHDFGKALTPPEQWPDHGDHAIKAIPLIEAMCNRLRIPNRMKELAKLVARFHQQIHQINQLPPESMINLFNQLDSWRKPDRVNQLIIACEADARGWMGQEHITYPQAKFVIEAFKTVQQVSSKNLIEQGIKGIAIRDALTQQRIQALTDWRLQQTILPI